The Syntrophorhabdaceae bacterium genome contains the following window.
AAAGGAGGCAGAAAATGGCCCCGGAACTTTTTTCAGAAGAGATAAGACAGCACCAATCTTGGTCCGCTCCCGCAAGAACCATTTCCCCGTTTCGAAGGCAAATTCCGAATCCCGCCAAGGAGGTATTCGAAAAGCTTTCAGGTAGGCTCAAAGAACGGGACCTGCCCGGATTCGAGTATGCCGAGAAGTACCTTTTTCATCTCTACAGCCGGAACCGGCGGCCCAACACCCTCGATCTCAACTACAGATCGATAGGTTCTTTCCTGGAGTTTTTGAAGCAGAAAGGAATTTCTCACATAGAAGCGGTGAGCAGGAAAGATATCGAGGCTTTTATTGAGCACGAACAGGATCGCGGATTGAAGCCCGTTTCCATCCACGGACGACTTGGTTCCGTGAAAGCGTTTCTCCGGCATCTGATCGAAGATGGAGTGATCCGCCATGAGGTTCTGTCAAAGAAAATTTCAGTGAAAGTTCCTGATGCTCTGCCGAAAGCAATTTCCCCCGAGGATGTGCGCCAGTTGCTTTCCGTCATTGACAAACCCCGCAACAAGGCGTTGGTACTCATGCTCCTGAGGACAGGAATGAGAATAGGAGAGCTTCTTGCGCTCAGGGTGGAGGATATCAATCTCGCTGAACAGAAGGTTTTCATCCACGAGGCGAGAAAGACGGGAGTTGGGAGGGTTGTTTATTTCAGTGGCGACGCCAAAGATGCCCTGGTCGCCTGGCTGGAACAAAAAG
Protein-coding sequences here:
- a CDS encoding tyrosine-type recombinase/integrase gives rise to the protein MAPELFSEEIRQHQSWSAPARTISPFRRQIPNPAKEVFEKLSGRLKERDLPGFEYAEKYLFHLYSRNRRPNTLDLNYRSIGSFLEFLKQKGISHIEAVSRKDIEAFIEHEQDRGLKPVSIHGRLGSVKAFLRHLIEDGVIRHEVLSKKISVKVPDALPKAISPEDVRQLLSVIDKPRNKALVLMLLRTGMRIGELLALRVEDINLAEQKVFIHEARKTGVGRVVYFSGDAKDALVAWLEQKDPRESVLAYGKKYESITYAAARQMFVKYLKKAGLQQKGYTLHCLRHTFASELLNAGMRLECVQPLLGHTSIEVTRRYARLTDKTREDEYFRAMALIEKGEIHGNYRFDHRL